A genome region from Aulosira sp. FACHB-615 includes the following:
- a CDS encoding response regulator transcription factor, with the protein MPLTILVVDDDLGTRLSISDYLELSGYSVITANDGQEALAMVEEYCPDLIVTDIVMPRMNGYELVRRVRQQPGFRLLPVILLTARTKTQERILGYQSGCDLYLPKPFELEELAAAIRNLLERSQIIQSQYRVSHKENLTNSTPATAVEAQNSVFTHLDKPEFFSSLTSREQEVLELLTHGLSNVEMGQQLHLSPRTVEKYVSSLLRKTATSNRAELVRFAIKHGLVE; encoded by the coding sequence ATGCCCTTGACGATCCTTGTGGTGGATGACGACCTGGGCACTCGTCTGTCTATTAGCGATTATCTTGAACTGTCTGGCTACTCGGTGATCACGGCTAATGACGGTCAAGAAGCTTTGGCAATGGTAGAAGAATACTGTCCTGATTTAATTGTCACTGATATAGTCATGCCAAGGATGAATGGTTATGAACTGGTACGCCGAGTGCGCCAACAACCAGGATTCCGTTTGTTGCCTGTAATTTTATTAACAGCACGTACCAAGACCCAAGAGAGAATTTTGGGCTATCAGTCGGGTTGTGATTTATACTTACCCAAGCCGTTTGAGTTAGAGGAATTAGCGGCGGCTATTCGCAATTTATTGGAGCGATCGCAAATCATTCAATCACAATACCGCGTTTCTCATAAAGAAAATCTGACTAATTCAACTCCAGCAACAGCTGTAGAAGCTCAGAACTCTGTCTTTACTCACCTAGACAAACCAGAGTTTTTCTCTTCCCTGACTTCCAGAGAACAAGAAGTTTTAGAACTGCTGACTCATGGTTTGTCAAATGTGGAAATGGGTCAACAATTACACCTGAGTCCCAGAACGGTAGAAAAGTACGTTAGTAGTTTATTAAGAAAAACCGCTACCAGTAACCGAGCTGAACTGGTACGGTTTGCAATTAAACATGGTCTAGTCGAATAA
- the smpB gene encoding SsrA-binding protein SmpB yields MSEKSESYKVISDNRQARYLYEILETYEAGVQLTGTEVKSIRAGKVNLQDGYALIRDGEIWLINVHISPYTASGQYFNHEPRRTRKLLLHRQEIRKLIGKVEQQGLTLVPLKMYLKRGWVKISIALGKGKKLHDKREDLKRRQDQRDIQRAMKNY; encoded by the coding sequence ATGAGTGAAAAAAGCGAAAGTTACAAAGTCATTAGCGACAACCGTCAAGCCCGTTATTTGTATGAAATCTTGGAAACTTATGAAGCTGGTGTGCAGTTGACTGGAACGGAGGTGAAATCCATTCGTGCTGGCAAGGTGAATCTCCAAGATGGTTATGCTTTGATTCGTGATGGAGAAATATGGCTAATTAATGTGCATATTTCTCCATATACTGCGAGTGGGCAATATTTTAACCATGAACCCCGACGCACACGCAAGTTATTGCTGCATCGCCAGGAAATTCGGAAGTTGATTGGCAAAGTAGAACAGCAGGGTTTGACACTAGTACCTTTAAAAATGTATCTCAAGCGAGGCTGGGTAAAAATCAGCATTGCCCTTGGTAAAGGTAAAAAACTCCATGACAAGCGAGAAGACCTCAAACGTCGTCAGGATCAACGGGATATTCAAAGGGCGATGAAAAATTATTAG
- a CDS encoding WGxxGxxG family protein — translation MKLNLTQAVSAGVLTLGMAIMPLTLPVQAQDNTTTTTGDAPRTTTYARNDFDWGWLGLLGLIGLAGLAGRKHNDEPTRYRDPNAPGATSYRD, via the coding sequence ATGAAACTCAACTTGACTCAAGCTGTTAGTGCTGGAGTATTAACATTAGGTATGGCAATTATGCCTTTAACATTGCCTGTGCAAGCTCAAGACAACACTACTACAACTACTGGTGATGCGCCCAGAACAACAACTTACGCTCGCAATGATTTTGATTGGGGTTGGTTGGGGTTATTAGGTCTCATTGGTTTAGCAGGTTTAGCTGGTAGAAAGCATAACGATGAACCTACCCGCTATCGTGATCCTAATGCCCCTGGTGCTACTAGCTACAGGGACTAG
- a CDS encoding IctB family putative bicarbonate transporter → MNLVWQRLTLSDLPLKEYLATSYLRRCSIGLLNSWRQSSILLQWGDIIAAALISLIYVLAPFVSSTLIGVLLIACVGFWLLLTLSDEPIPANAPLVTPIHLLVLLYWGIAVVATALSPVKKAALNDLATLTLYLLLFALCARVLRSPRLRSWIITLYLHISLIVSVYGLRQWFFGAAQLATWVDPESPLSKTTRVYSYLGNPNLLAGYLMPAVVLSLVAIFVWQGWVKKALALTMVVVNAACLVLTFSRGGWIGLVVGVLTAIALLVYWQSLQLPPFWRTWSLPIIMGGLLGLLILAVIFVEPVRLRVFSIFADRQDSSNNYRRNVWDAVFEMIRDRPIIGIGPGHNAFNKVYPLYQRPRYSALSAYSILLEVAVETGFVGLACFLWLIVVTFNSAFMQLRRLRESGNVQGFWLIGACATLLGMLAHGTVDTIWFRPEVNTLWWLMVAIIASYWRPLHQDSSQAINSSNPESAS, encoded by the coding sequence ATGAATTTAGTCTGGCAACGATTGACTTTATCTGATTTACCACTCAAAGAATACCTGGCAACGAGCTATTTACGTCGTTGTTCGATTGGTTTGCTGAACTCCTGGCGGCAAAGTAGCATTTTGCTTCAGTGGGGAGACATAATTGCAGCTGCTTTAATCAGCTTAATTTATGTTCTTGCGCCTTTTGTATCGAGTACATTGATTGGAGTACTGCTGATAGCATGTGTAGGTTTTTGGCTGTTGTTGACTTTATCTGATGAACCAATACCAGCCAACGCACCATTAGTCACGCCGATTCACTTGTTGGTATTGCTTTATTGGGGAATTGCTGTGGTAGCTACAGCATTATCACCAGTGAAAAAGGCTGCTTTAAATGACTTGGCAACTTTAACACTATATTTGTTGCTGTTTGCTCTTTGTGCTAGGGTACTCAGGTCGCCACGACTCCGGTCTTGGATTATTACGTTATATCTACATATATCGCTAATTGTTAGTGTATATGGATTAAGGCAATGGTTTTTTGGTGCTGCCCAATTAGCTACATGGGTAGATCCAGAATCACCTTTGTCTAAAACAACTAGGGTTTATAGTTATTTGGGTAATCCTAACTTGTTGGCTGGTTATTTAATGCCAGCTGTCGTTTTGAGTTTAGTGGCAATTTTTGTTTGGCAAGGTTGGGTCAAAAAAGCTTTAGCGTTGACAATGGTAGTTGTGAATGCGGCTTGCTTAGTTTTGACTTTTAGCCGTGGTGGCTGGATTGGCCTAGTAGTAGGAGTTTTAACAGCGATCGCATTATTAGTTTATTGGCAGAGTTTACAGCTACCTCCTTTTTGGCGTACTTGGTCACTGCCGATCATTATGGGCGGTTTGCTGGGATTATTGATACTGGCAGTCATCTTTGTTGAGCCTGTACGTTTGCGAGTTTTTAGTATTTTTGCCGATCGCCAAGATAGTAGTAACAATTATCGCCGCAATGTTTGGGATGCTGTTTTTGAAATGATCCGCGATCGGCCTATTATTGGTATTGGCCCCGGTCACAACGCTTTTAATAAAGTTTACCCACTTTATCAACGTCCTCGTTATAGTGCTTTAAGCGCCTACTCAATTCTGCTAGAGGTGGCTGTGGAAACTGGCTTTGTTGGTTTGGCTTGTTTCCTGTGGTTGATAGTAGTTACCTTCAACTCAGCATTTATGCAACTGCGGAGATTGCGCGAATCTGGAAATGTTCAAGGTTTTTGGCTAATTGGTGCTTGTGCAACTTTACTGGGAATGTTAGCCCACGGTACTGTAGATACAATTTGGTTCCGGCCGGAAGTAAATACACTTTGGTGGTTGATGGTGGCTATCATTGCAAGTTACTGGCGGCCACTACATCAAGATAGTAGCCAAGCCATTAATTCATCTAATCCAGAGTCTGCTAGTTAA
- a CDS encoding GAF domain-containing sensor histidine kinase — protein MVEPENNLFALKDGWASQETREQQRLTVLSELGLRQPETIPVFEEATQTAAHFLEAPISILGFVDQERHWFKSAVGLSRLGLMNHLAQNRQLLRRESFCTQVVETCRELVINDTHKYSSNTIVTSKLVQEYGIRAYLGVPLIDSSGHCLGALAVMDLVPREFKNRDIEFLQIIARWSMSEFERNRLLQSRPEKSNQKNGSTLFINEESSNGIKLSSASLEKESHSTKQLKLELLGQLTQELRTPLTSVLGMASVLGREIYGPLTTKQREYLEIIQHSGRYLLSLVNEITELGTVEDNSQSLNLAPVDIEMLCQQAINSLEEPANRREQDIRLSIEPGRGRIWPLDKDKVRQILYHMVFSVIQLSATGSIVRIHVSYKENTLNITVWVSHPWLGDGITEVDPYFRLHPLSLLELTNEAVSYSAYAANPDELGGLTIALEQSPNLNDSYSDLLIANPEMELVKSNNGLSRESLGLLLSCQLAELHGGQISIQGSAESGHRYVLSLPLQTANTSEAVNEI, from the coding sequence ATGGTAGAGCCTGAAAATAACTTATTTGCTCTTAAGGATGGTTGGGCTTCTCAAGAAACAAGAGAACAACAGCGCCTCACAGTGCTGTCAGAACTTGGTTTGCGACAACCCGAAACAATACCAGTTTTTGAGGAAGCTACTCAAACGGCTGCCCATTTTTTGGAAGCACCAATTTCCATATTGGGATTTGTAGATCAGGAACGTCACTGGTTTAAGTCAGCAGTAGGTTTATCCAGACTGGGATTAATGAATCATTTGGCGCAAAACCGTCAGTTATTGCGCCGAGAATCTTTCTGTACCCAAGTCGTGGAAACTTGCAGAGAACTAGTCATTAACGACACTCATAAATATAGTAGTAATACTATTGTTACTAGTAAATTAGTACAAGAATATGGCATTCGCGCCTACTTGGGAGTGCCATTAATTGATTCTTCCGGTCATTGTTTGGGTGCCTTAGCCGTGATGGATTTGGTACCGCGCGAATTTAAAAACCGAGATATTGAATTTCTGCAAATCATTGCTCGTTGGAGCATGAGTGAGTTTGAACGCAACCGACTTTTGCAAAGTAGACCAGAAAAAAGCAATCAAAAGAATGGGTCTACTTTATTCATCAATGAAGAGTCTAGCAATGGCATTAAGCTCTCATCAGCGAGTTTAGAAAAAGAATCACATTCTACTAAACAGCTAAAACTAGAACTATTAGGTCAACTTACCCAAGAGTTACGTACTCCTTTAACTTCTGTGCTGGGTATGGCTAGTGTTTTAGGTAGAGAAATTTATGGGCCTTTGACAACTAAGCAAAGAGAGTACCTCGAAATTATCCAACATAGTGGTCGTTACTTACTTTCTCTCGTTAACGAGATCACTGAATTAGGTACTGTAGAGGACAATTCCCAGAGTCTCAACCTAGCTCCAGTAGACATCGAAATGTTATGCCAACAAGCTATTAATAGCTTAGAAGAGCCAGCTAACCGTCGGGAGCAAGATATTCGCCTATCAATAGAACCAGGGCGTGGTCGCATTTGGCCTTTGGATAAAGACAAAGTGCGGCAAATTCTTTATCACATGGTGTTTAGCGTAATTCAGTTATCCGCTACAGGTAGTATTGTGCGGATTCATGTCTCTTACAAGGAAAATACCCTGAATATTACTGTTTGGGTTTCACATCCTTGGCTGGGAGATGGAATTACTGAAGTTGATCCTTATTTTCGGCTTCATCCCTTATCTTTATTGGAATTGACCAATGAAGCAGTATCATACAGTGCTTATGCCGCAAACCCAGATGAATTAGGAGGTTTGACAATAGCACTAGAACAATCACCCAACTTAAATGATTCTTACTCAGATTTATTGATCGCTAATCCTGAGATGGAATTAGTTAAGAGTAATAATGGTTTATCTCGTGAAAGCTTAGGTTTGTTGCTCAGTTGTCAGCTGGCGGAATTGCATGGTGGACAAATTTCGATTCAAGGTTCAGCAGAATCTGGACACCGTTATGTACTGTCTTTACCACTACAAACGGCTAATACGAGCGAAGCTGTTAACGAAATTTAA
- a CDS encoding DegT/DnrJ/EryC1/StrS aminotransferase family protein, with the protein MNKMVVRVPFVDLNLQHQPIQNQLEQAINSVLNRGDFVLGKALADFETAFAAASNSEYGVGVASGTDAIALGLQACNIGVGDEVILPANTFVATLIGVLRVGAKPILVDCDPDTALIDLAAAAKVVTAQTKAIIPVHLYGQMVSPKQLLDFAATYKLLIFEDAAQAHLAEREGYRAGSVGTAAAFSFYPSKNLGAFGDGGMLITKDPEIAQKMVRLRNYGAAQKYVHVEPGTNSRLDTLQAAVLLAKLPYLQQWNSDRNAIAQQYDTQLAPLASAGIIPIQNQSGAGHVYHLYVIKVDDPTSPERRQQIQDKLSAVGIQTGIHYPIPCHLQPAFTYLGYQPGDFPHSEKLAKQILSLPMYPGLNSSQIQEVVAEITSIMSGEQQQLLSV; encoded by the coding sequence ATGAATAAAATGGTTGTGAGAGTCCCTTTTGTTGATTTAAATTTACAACATCAACCAATTCAAAATCAATTAGAACAAGCAATTAATAGTGTATTAAATCGGGGAGATTTTGTTTTAGGTAAGGCATTGGCAGATTTTGAGACAGCTTTTGCCGCAGCATCTAATTCAGAATATGGTGTGGGTGTAGCCTCTGGAACAGATGCGATCGCTCTTGGTTTACAAGCTTGTAATATTGGTGTGGGCGATGAAGTAATTTTGCCAGCCAATACTTTTGTTGCCACATTAATTGGAGTGTTACGGGTTGGCGCAAAACCAATTTTAGTTGATTGTGACCCCGATACAGCCTTAATTGATTTAGCCGCAGCAGCGAAAGTAGTTACCGCCCAGACAAAAGCTATTATTCCTGTACATTTGTATGGGCAGATGGTATCGCCAAAACAATTATTAGATTTTGCCGCTACATACAAACTATTAATTTTTGAAGATGCCGCCCAAGCGCACTTAGCTGAACGCGAAGGTTATCGGGCTGGTTCTGTGGGGACAGCCGCCGCTTTTAGCTTTTATCCCAGTAAAAATTTAGGGGCTTTTGGTGATGGTGGAATGTTAATTACCAAAGATCCAGAAATTGCCCAAAAAATGGTGCGCTTACGCAATTACGGTGCAGCCCAAAAATATGTGCATGTGGAACCAGGGACAAATAGTCGCCTAGATACCTTACAAGCAGCAGTGTTGCTGGCAAAATTACCTTATTTACAACAATGGAATAGCGATCGCAACGCCATCGCCCAACAGTACGATACTCAATTAGCCCCCTTAGCATCTGCTGGCATTATCCCCATCCAAAATCAAAGCGGCGCAGGACACGTCTATCACCTCTACGTCATTAAAGTGGATGATCCTACCTCACCAGAACGCCGCCAGCAAATTCAAGACAAACTCTCAGCCGTCGGTATTCAAACTGGAATTCACTACCCAATTCCTTGCCATCTCCAACCAGCATTCACCTACCTGGGCTATCAACCAGGAGATTTCCCCCACTCTGAAAAACTAGCCAAACAAATATTATCTCTACCCATGTATCCTGGTTTAAATAGTAGCCAAATTCAAGAAGTCGTGGCAGAGATTACATCAATCATGAGTGGCGAACAACAACAGTTGTTATCCGTCTAA
- the crtB gene encoding cyanoexosortase B: MALPQHIQIRSTQQILSIAILGVLALLYTPLLLHWLDGWLHKTISIEHEYFSHGIIGLPFAAYLSWLNRKQWQRLPDSTHPLGAFLLLIGGVFYLSGIADWVNLSLPIILTGLCLWFKGVAGVRLQGFPLVLIFLATPTFVPYLLVPYTLPLQSFIAGTAGFILNQIGMQVTVDEINIYVGGRIVEVAPYCAGLKMLFTTLYVSLMLLYWTGALVSRRISVWFMCISVAISVTANIIRNTFLSYFHGTGNEAAFKWLHDSWGGDLYSACMLLLLVPLLNWMNNNLLADPEIAEPIEEQN; the protein is encoded by the coding sequence ATGGCACTTCCACAACACATTCAAATTAGAAGCACTCAACAAATACTGAGCATCGCAATTTTAGGTGTATTAGCATTACTATACACACCCTTGTTGCTTCATTGGCTAGATGGTTGGCTACACAAAACTATCAGCATCGAACACGAATATTTTAGTCATGGAATAATCGGTCTGCCATTTGCTGCTTATTTGAGTTGGTTAAACCGCAAACAATGGCAACGCTTACCAGATAGCACTCATCCCTTGGGTGCTTTTTTACTGTTAATCGGCGGCGTATTTTATCTAAGCGGAATTGCTGATTGGGTTAACCTATCTTTGCCAATTATTCTGACAGGATTGTGCCTGTGGTTTAAAGGTGTGGCAGGTGTGCGCTTACAAGGCTTTCCGTTGGTATTGATATTTTTAGCAACCCCCACTTTTGTACCTTATTTATTAGTTCCCTACACCTTACCCCTACAAAGCTTTATCGCTGGCACAGCCGGATTCATACTCAATCAAATTGGGATGCAAGTCACCGTTGATGAAATCAATATTTACGTTGGTGGACGCATTGTGGAAGTAGCGCCCTATTGTGCAGGGCTAAAAATGTTGTTTACAACTCTCTACGTCAGCTTAATGCTGCTGTATTGGACTGGTGCTTTGGTTTCCCGACGCATTAGTGTTTGGTTTATGTGTATTTCTGTAGCCATTAGCGTTACCGCCAATATTATTCGGAACACCTTCCTCAGTTACTTTCACGGCACAGGTAACGAAGCCGCATTTAAATGGTTGCATGATAGTTGGGGCGGTGATCTGTATTCTGCTTGTATGCTGTTATTACTCGTACCATTACTGAACTGGATGAACAACAATTTGTTAGCAGATCCAGAAATTGCAGAACCAATAGAAGAGCAGAACTAA
- a CDS encoding cyanoexosortase B system-associated protein — translation MISFSKVLKEKQVTYIIPLVLLLLLLAMGAVPSYLKGRWEWKQPPPVTTLKELKKIRKTGLTIPGWETTQQAEQQVGEHKWSLQVLKQASPPTQVILLLLPQNGPKDQPEVEWTEINGWGRLRWGKWDIAQERSLEFSVKPSQTASSTADALVKARFFRVSTQQDTFAVLQWYAFPNGGNPSPLHWFVKDQLAQLQKRRNPWVAVSIMIPIEPLGNIETTNSLAQSLGETVQTRLMANALSSNPR, via the coding sequence ATGATTTCCTTTTCCAAGGTTCTCAAAGAAAAACAGGTGACTTATATAATACCTCTGGTATTGTTGCTGCTGCTCTTGGCAATGGGCGCAGTTCCCAGCTACTTAAAAGGGCGCTGGGAATGGAAACAGCCGCCACCTGTCACCACCCTCAAGGAATTAAAAAAAATACGTAAAACCGGATTAACCATTCCTGGCTGGGAAACAACTCAACAAGCCGAACAACAAGTAGGCGAACATAAATGGTCATTGCAAGTTCTCAAACAAGCAAGTCCACCCACTCAGGTGATTTTGCTATTACTGCCACAAAACGGCCCGAAGGATCAACCGGAAGTGGAATGGACGGAGATTAACGGCTGGGGTAGGTTGCGCTGGGGAAAATGGGATATAGCCCAAGAACGTTCTCTGGAATTTTCGGTGAAACCGTCCCAAACTGCTAGTTCTACTGCTGATGCGTTGGTAAAAGCGAGATTTTTCCGCGTTTCCACGCAACAAGATACCTTTGCTGTTTTACAGTGGTATGCTTTCCCCAATGGTGGCAACCCATCACCTTTGCACTGGTTTGTTAAAGATCAATTGGCACAGTTGCAGAAACGCCGAAATCCCTGGGTAGCAGTGAGTATAATGATACCGATTGAGCCTTTGGGTAACATAGAAACTACCAATTCACTAGCTCAATCTTTGGGTGAAACGGTGCAAACTAGATTAATGGCAAATGCTTTATCTAGTAATCCTAGATGA
- a CDS encoding polysaccharide biosynthesis/export family protein — MLIVSHPYVRAFSTLCFVSFQAGVWLTNSVQPVVAQSLPSPTTSPGQLPVLPPENPAQEESPLQPPAPPPNADSTFPNESGAASPQLNRYLLGPGDVINVTFQRPSGAYRLGPGDSISVIVQRFPDLSFEASINPEGNIAAPLLGTVTLQNLTLQEAQEKIRLSFNRYVINPVVVLSLKVLRPDLSFQAPISPEGNIVVPQVGILSIQGLSLAEAQEKIRLSLSRVMVDPMISVSLSATRPVQITISGEVFRPGIYSVTSATPRVADALLIAGGSTMGADLRQVQVRRTLMDGSVISQNIDLYAALQNGASVPNLRLQDGDAVIIPRREVGNDDGYDRNLIARSSLAVPQIRVRLLNYAAGGLVTQTLPNGSTFVDALGGINLDTANLRDIALIRFDPERGRAVTQRLDAKKALSGDISQNVPLQDNDVIVVGRNLITRITNIFSTITRPFFDVQSFIRFFQFFGGGSN; from the coding sequence ATGCTTATAGTTTCCCATCCTTATGTACGTGCATTTAGCACTTTATGTTTTGTGAGTTTTCAGGCAGGTGTTTGGCTGACAAATTCTGTTCAACCTGTTGTGGCTCAATCTTTACCATCTCCCACAACATCACCAGGGCAATTACCTGTACTACCACCCGAAAATCCTGCCCAAGAAGAATCACCACTACAACCTCCCGCACCGCCTCCAAATGCTGATAGTACATTTCCCAATGAAAGTGGCGCGGCTTCTCCCCAACTCAACCGTTACCTTTTAGGGCCGGGAGATGTAATTAATGTGACGTTTCAACGTCCTTCTGGTGCTTATCGCTTGGGGCCGGGAGATTCTATTAGTGTGATAGTTCAACGCTTCCCAGATTTAAGTTTTGAAGCTTCTATTAATCCAGAAGGTAATATTGCCGCACCCTTGCTCGGCACTGTAACACTACAAAATTTGACTTTACAAGAAGCTCAAGAAAAAATTCGCTTGTCATTCAATCGTTATGTTATTAATCCTGTAGTGGTTTTGTCTTTGAAGGTTCTACGCCCGGATTTGAGTTTTCAAGCTCCAATTAGTCCTGAAGGCAATATTGTTGTACCACAAGTGGGAATATTATCTATACAAGGTTTGAGTTTAGCAGAAGCTCAAGAAAAAATTCGCTTAAGTTTAAGTCGGGTTATGGTTGATCCGATGATTTCTGTATCTCTATCTGCCACAAGACCTGTACAAATTACGATTAGTGGTGAAGTTTTTCGCCCAGGTATTTATTCTGTCACCTCTGCAACCCCAAGAGTTGCTGATGCTTTACTGATAGCTGGTGGTTCTACAATGGGTGCTGATCTGCGTCAAGTGCAAGTACGGCGGACATTAATGGATGGTTCTGTGATTTCGCAAAATATTGATTTGTATGCTGCATTGCAAAATGGTGCTTCCGTGCCGAATTTACGCTTGCAAGATGGCGATGCAGTGATTATCCCCCGTCGGGAGGTGGGTAATGATGATGGTTATGATCGCAATTTAATTGCTCGTTCATCTTTAGCTGTACCACAAATTCGTGTCCGGTTGTTAAACTACGCTGCTGGAGGACTGGTGACACAAACCCTACCAAATGGCAGTACTTTTGTAGATGCTTTGGGGGGAATTAATTTAGATACAGCAAACCTCCGAGATATTGCTTTAATTCGATTCGATCCAGAACGGGGCCGCGCAGTTACGCAAAGGCTTGATGCCAAAAAAGCACTTTCTGGTGATATATCTCAAAATGTCCCGTTACAAGATAATGATGTTATTGTTGTTGGTCGCAACTTGATTACGAGAATCACCAATATCTTTAGTACAATTACTCGGCCGTTCTTTGATGTTCAAAGTTTTATCCGCTTCTTCCAATTTTTTGGCGGTGGCTCAAATTAA